The genomic segment CGCGTGTATCAGGGGAAGGACATCAAGCTCATCTTCCTCATCAAGCACCTTCTCTACGAGGAGGGGTACACCATCGCGGGGGCGAAGAAGAAGCTGGCCCGCAAAGGGGCGGTGGACGAGAAGGAACTCCCCCTCTGGGAATCGAGGCGCGAGGACCTTCTGGAGGCGCTCCAGAAGGATCTGGAGGAGATTCTGAAGACCCTGGATTGACCGGTTGTCCCTCGTAGGGGTCTTTGCTATACTTTTGCGTTCGTTCAACGAGCGGTTCGGCGACCATCGATCCTTCCTGCTGCGGAAACGGATCGCGGGCTGTAAAATCGATTCTCCGTCGGCCCCTTCCTCATCGTAGC from the Candidatus Eisenbacteria bacterium genome contains:
- a CDS encoding MerR family transcriptional regulator; the protein is MKKMPEGKIYYSITEIAELTKVKPHVLRYWESEFPALTPRKNRAGNRVYQGKDIKLIFLIKHLLYEEGYTIAGAKKKLARKGAVDEKELPLWESRREDLLEALQKDLEEILKTLD